A stretch of Acropora muricata isolate sample 2 chromosome 7, ASM3666990v1, whole genome shotgun sequence DNA encodes these proteins:
- the LOC136922405 gene encoding melatonin receptor type 1B-B-like, translating to MSNDLSSRSLSIIVVEVASLIILNVLSLAGNILILISAYTNKRLRTATNLYIIALALSDLISALIVMPLSTGVLISGKWIYGDAICELHAFASMFAIYVSSVTMGLTAVNRYTRMCKSDKQYKKWFSMKKSRMLLVFLWVFVACYIAVPRLSGLQRYDFVPGYAACSVMHLSELGKKIHYGIVVVLFFLTPLTATIFCYAKVGKMIRQHNTSASATLKFKRRSRARVIIRRQFSGRSKFSAHEIKLSKSLFAVVFTFMICWIPIWIIVILRRFPNLVGKMPRNVELFCAFLFYFSNTINPFIYAGMNPAFRREFHKILLCKRWRKMDLQSASTDGRFTRTEDSQDIVLNSQNSVSLLRLHGVATPNVNSPSNRIYRVRHVEFGPPTSETTC from the coding sequence ATGTCGAATGACTTGAGTTCTCGCAGTCTTTCAATAATAGTTGTTGAAGTCGCATCGCTTATAATCTTAAATGTTCTGTCTCTGGCTGGCAACATCTTGATTTTAATCTCAGCGTACACGAACAAACGGCTAAGAACTGCGACAAATTTGTACATCATCGCATTGGCTCTGAGTGACTTAATTTCCGCGCTTATCGTGATGCCCTTAAGTACTGGCGTATTGATTTCTGGCAAATGGATTTATGGCGACGCCATTTGTGAACTTCATGCTTTCGCCAGCATGTTTGCCATTTACGTTTCTTCCGTGACCATGGGCTTGACAGCAGTAAACCGTTATACGAGAATGTGTAAATCGGATAAACAATACAAGAAATGGTTTTCCATGAAGAAATCTCGCATGTTACTGGTATTTTTGTGGGTGTTTGTCGCGTGCTACATTGCCGTTCCTCGACTTTCAGGCCTACAGAGATACGACTTTGTTCCTGGATACGCTGCGTGCTCTGTTATGCACCTCAGCGAATTAGGGAAGAAGATTCACTATGGTATAGTCGTCGTACTTTTTTTCCTAACACCGTTGACGGCAACGATATTCTGCTACGCAAAAGTCGGCAAGATGATCCGGCAACACAATACTTCGGCCTCCGCGACGCTTAAGTTTAAGCGACGCTCCCGCGCCCGAGTGATAATTCGACGGCAATTTAGTGGAAGGAGCAAATTCAGTGCACATGAAATCAAACTCAGTAAGTCCCTCTTTGCCGTTGTATTTACTTTTATGATCTGCTGGATTCCGATTTGGATCATTGTTATTTTACGGCGATTTCCAAATCTCGTTGGGAAGATGCCGCGAAACGTGGAGCTCTTCTGCGCGTTCCTCTTCTACTTCTCCAACACAATTAACCCGTTCATATACGCTGGCATGAACCCTGCTTTCCGAAGAGAATTCCACAAAATTCTGCTGTGTAAAAGATGGCGAAAAATGGATCTTCAGTCTGCCAGCACTGACGGAAGGTTCACAAGGACTGAGGATTCTCAAGACATTGTGCTTAACTCACAAAATTCAGTGTCTCTGCTTCGATTGCACGGAGTTGCAACTCCTAACGTAAATTCACCCTCTAATCGAATCTACAGAGTGCGGCACGTGGAGTTTGGACCTCCTACTTCAGAAACCACCTGTTGA